Within the Gadus chalcogrammus isolate NIFS_2021 chromosome 20, NIFS_Gcha_1.0, whole genome shotgun sequence genome, the region TGTATCCACTTTTAGATTGATCATCATTGACATGTTCATGGTTTGTTCTGAAGTATTTTGTACCACATCAATACAGTATGATGAAGGTATGTGTCTCTTTGATCTACTTGACACAACAAACTTGCAAACAACTGAATTTTCTACATGAACAGTGTGTTCGAACCTAGAATGATCAGTTGTGCAAATAGTCCCTGTCTTTTTCTGACTCCACGGGCACGCGAACATGTGCTTGCGCGCACACGTATCCACGTTCCCGAAAAATGCGAAACACGTGACATGGAATGGTCCAATCACAATTTCGTAATGTGCGCGCTCCCGGTCGAAACCTAACAGACCGAGGAAGAGCCGCCTGCAGACCCGCTAACGCACTGCCCGCTGCCTGGATAGCAATCCGTTTTCACATTGGAAGTGAGGTCTCGGGGAAAAACTGCACAATGTCTGAAGAGAAGCCAAAGGTTAGTGCTGGTTTGCCATGAAATAAACTATTGTGCATGTGTAATCATTGTTTTATACTGTCCTTTGTGAGTTAACGTGAGCTTTGTGGCTAACCTAGCCTAGCCAACCATCTTCAGATAGCGCAGCATTTGAGCGGGCAGACCGACATCACAAAGGTGGACAAATGTGCGGATCTTTCTTTTATATGCGAACATCCTTGCATTGTGATGGTTTCATTGTACTCTAAACTATTTGTCTGACACATTATCAACTATATTGACGTTTGCTGAAGAAAGGATGTTTGATAAATGAACGATTTGTAGTGTTTTTCTTTGCGCCATTGTGCCTTTCTGCGCCAGTTTAACCACGGACTAGCTTGCTATGCTAGTCCGATGGAGAGCCTTGGGTGCGCATCTTCAGCCAGCACCAGGCGAGTGGTGTGCGCACCTCTGCAGCAGACCTCAAGGGGTTTCGTCTGTGTGCGGTTCTGTAGGTGGTCCTCAGTGCAGGTTGTGGTGCACGGGATGctgagcttgtgtgtgcttttccAGGAAGGTGTGAAGACGGAGAACGACCATATTAATCTTAAAGTAGCGGGTCAAGACGGGTCGGTCGTTCAGTTCAAAATCAAAAGGCACACTCCGCTCAGCAAGTTAATGAAGGCATACTGCGAACGACAGGTGGGTCTACTACTAAAGTCATGTAGTCCATGACTTGGCTGGCGAGTGAAAACTCAAGAGCCACCTTTTCTGCTGCATTTTTTTCAATCAATAACCGAATGTCAACATTTCCCCCAGCTCCTTGTCTGATGTTTCATGTTTGGTTTTTGAGAACATGTCTGTCTTGTGTTTTGCAGGGCTTGGCGATTCGTCAGATAAGGTTTAGGTTTGATGGACAGCCAATCAACGAGACGGATACCCCTGCACAGGTTGGTGCCCTATGACAGAAAACACTCTTTATCCTCTGTCATGTCCCGCAATGTTGTTGAATGTATTGCCCACTCCTCGGATAAGTCACTGATGGACATTTTCCAATGGCTTGTCGTTGAATTGCCTCAAAGTCTATGTTTCAAAATAGTTGCTCAAGGATGAACGTTAACCACGGTGTCAAACTtttggccaaacattttattcgCACATTTTATCAGccctttattttattcatttaataGTAAGATCAGGGTTACTATTGGCAAAGGAAACTTGCATCACAATAATTAAGGACTTTTAACCTGTAAAAGAGCATTGTTATTGTGTAAGCTTTAGATATTTTATCACCCCAGTCAGTACTGTCTTGCCACTCTGCACTTGATTGTGATGCTCTTCACCTATTGCTTGACAGTTTACCCCAAGGCAGGCGTATTATTCAAATAAGAAACTGCTGTATTAACACATGGGACGGTGAAGCACCAGTTGTTGCCCGGTCGTTGTGGTTTGCATGTAGAATGCAAGCATTGCTCCCTTTTTAAAGTAGCCACAGCCCAGTGGGTGGTCATTGCAGCTAGGGCCTGGTGATGTATCCTCGCTGTTGGGGACCATAAACTACTTTCTCAGCTGAGCGTAGCGGGTTTACTAGATAATACGATTATTCTTCACCTGACGTCAACGGCAAGGGAAGTGTGGTGCGATTTATGTTTTACGTTTTCTCACTGACTCTGCTTTTTCGTATCGCAAAAGCCTTTTGTTAATACTTAATGGTCCCGCAATAAATGACCTTTACTTTTATCATAGTGATTCTATGTTGCAGTTGTATTTCTCCGGTAACTGAAATTAAGTGTCAAGTCCCCCATGTACAGCTGTCGACATCTAGGTCCACCTAAACATGTCATGCTCTTACTATAAGGTGTTTTGTATGGCAACGCTGGCTTTTTACATCCTGTCTTGATGAATGGATGTGGGTAGGGTACCAAGGTATACTCCCACCACACATTGCTGTTGTGCTGTAGGCCGATGCTTATAAAT harbors:
- the LOC130373145 gene encoding small ubiquitin-related modifier 3-like isoform X2 — protein: MVQSQFRNVRAPGRNLTDRGRAACRPANALPAAWIAIRFHIGSEVSGKNCTMSEEKPKEGVKTENDHINLKVAGQDGSVVQFKIKRHTPLSKLMKAYCERQGLAIRQIRFRFDGQPINETDTPAQLEMEDEDTIDVFQQQTGGSFS